The following coding sequences are from one Pigmentibacter sp. JX0631 window:
- a CDS encoding D-glycerate dehydrogenase: protein MNSVTSNTFHFLSTQNFPGIPLSDPLLNIQGHLLPSTPNNSIFESIVQFKKEADNLEKYFSFVTCITDKIGKSELIAIKENFPNISHIGNFGVGYNHIDISFASQLGIRVTNSPGVLAEATADIAMTLILCVSRRIGEGYSILNETAHFPGWSPTFLLGTSLKNKNLGIVGFGQIGQALAKRAQAFGLNCYALNHKKTKENLSEKSNNITLLDEDDFFKTVDIVSLNCPLNAQTNNWLNKERIAKIKPTGIVINTARGELIDEEALANALNQNHLFGAGLDVFCNEPVMSEHLKKAKNLFILPHLGSATVETRNAMGSIVFEAIKAHKLEKIGIRPTGLLPYQVN, encoded by the coding sequence ATGAATTCAGTAACTTCAAACACCTTCCATTTTCTCTCAACCCAGAACTTTCCCGGAATTCCACTTTCTGATCCTTTGCTCAATATTCAAGGACATTTGTTACCTTCTACCCCAAACAATTCTATTTTTGAGAGCATCGTTCAATTTAAAAAAGAAGCTGATAATTTAGAAAAATATTTCTCTTTTGTTACTTGTATTACTGATAAAATTGGAAAAAGTGAACTTATCGCTATTAAGGAAAACTTTCCAAATATTTCGCACATTGGCAATTTTGGCGTGGGATATAACCATATTGATATTTCTTTTGCCTCTCAATTAGGAATTAGAGTTACAAATTCTCCCGGCGTTTTAGCGGAAGCGACTGCAGACATTGCAATGACTTTAATATTATGCGTTTCCCGTAGAATTGGCGAAGGATACTCAATTCTTAACGAAACAGCACATTTCCCTGGCTGGAGTCCAACTTTTCTTTTAGGCACTAGCTTAAAAAATAAAAATTTAGGGATTGTGGGATTTGGCCAAATTGGTCAAGCACTAGCAAAGCGGGCACAAGCATTTGGTTTAAATTGCTATGCATTAAACCATAAAAAAACAAAAGAAAACCTTTCTGAGAAAAGTAACAACATTACTTTATTAGATGAAGATGATTTTTTTAAGACTGTAGATATTGTTTCTTTAAATTGTCCTTTGAATGCACAAACAAATAATTGGTTAAATAAAGAAAGAATTGCTAAAATAAAACCAACAGGAATAGTGATTAATACAGCGAGAGGGGAACTTATCGATGAAGAGGCTTTAGCAAATGCTTTAAATCAAAATCACTTATTTGGTGCTGGGCTTGATGTTTTTTGCAATGAACCTGTTATGTCTGAGCATTTAAAAAAAGCAAAAAATCTTTTTATACTTCCACACTTAGGAAGTGCAACGGTTGAAACCAGAAATGCAATGGGGAGTATAGTTTTTGAAGCGATAAAGGCGCACAAGCTAGAAAAAATAGGGATACGCCCAACAGGATTGTTACCTTATCAGGTGAACTAA
- a CDS encoding SpoIIE family protein phosphatase — MSQLATAKIKYPLTAKIATALIFIILVVTGSFAYYEISENREEMESYEKKNNFSSFTSAIPVLENALWEIDFKTINSTLNQLMKNSNVISASLFSEQGYSISYLVRGTKKEPLNVVIEDLISKEEKEKLFKIEYNNKNSILLQIEDRKNEKFILAYPLFFKNSKKEKYANLKVGYLVMTYSTKHISLASKELLIKYSILFSILGIVLVITSFLVVNHLIISPIKELERASLEIANNRLYETEFKNRFFGKDEIESLKVNFNYMVKQIIQLIKDEKEQQRMANELETTKIVQKSFIPKANNLRVSYFEISAFFQSASECGGDWWHFYPLSNKRILIMLGDVTGHGTPSAMLTAAVKGYCDSLYSRDMDEPSTILEELDVIVRSIGGEERMMTMFSAIIDPLKQKLLYANAAQNFPFLINKDSNTSSPSTLLGNGKRLGYISPDKTNKQQPFKVHTIDFKVNNIIFLYSDGLTEAKNSNKREYSERRLMKKLKGIDTLNTNDIVNTIQLDLIDFTQGNRFEDDVTFVACKFCATEVSGYTNEIIKYFSERNQPQADAEEHLEKVS, encoded by the coding sequence ATGTCGCAATTAGCAACAGCTAAAATTAAATATCCGCTTACAGCTAAAATTGCGACAGCATTGATTTTTATAATTCTAGTAGTGACAGGTTCTTTTGCATATTATGAAATTTCAGAAAATAGAGAGGAAATGGAATCTTACGAAAAGAAAAATAATTTTTCTTCATTTACCTCTGCCATACCTGTATTAGAAAATGCTCTTTGGGAAATAGATTTTAAAACTATAAACTCAACCTTAAACCAATTAATGAAAAACTCAAACGTTATTTCTGCTTCCTTATTTTCTGAACAAGGTTACTCTATCTCATATTTAGTTAGAGGCACAAAAAAAGAACCTCTTAACGTAGTAATTGAAGATCTCATTTCAAAGGAAGAAAAAGAAAAGTTATTTAAAATAGAATACAACAATAAAAATAGTATTTTGTTGCAAATAGAAGACAGAAAGAATGAAAAGTTTATTTTAGCGTACCCTTTATTTTTTAAAAATTCCAAAAAAGAAAAATATGCTAACTTAAAAGTTGGTTATTTAGTAATGACTTATTCTACAAAACATATTTCCTTAGCATCAAAAGAATTATTAATAAAATATTCAATATTATTCTCTATTTTAGGAATTGTTTTAGTCATAACTAGCTTTTTAGTAGTGAATCATTTGATCATCAGTCCTATAAAAGAACTTGAACGAGCAAGTTTGGAAATTGCAAATAATAGACTTTATGAAACCGAATTTAAAAATAGATTTTTTGGAAAAGATGAAATTGAAAGTTTGAAAGTAAATTTTAATTACATGGTAAAACAAATTATCCAACTCATTAAGGATGAAAAAGAACAACAAAGAATGGCTAATGAATTAGAAACTACTAAAATAGTGCAAAAATCCTTCATTCCAAAAGCAAATAATTTAAGAGTCAGTTACTTTGAAATATCTGCATTTTTCCAATCAGCTTCTGAGTGTGGCGGCGATTGGTGGCATTTTTATCCTTTAAGCAACAAAAGAATTTTAATTATGCTCGGCGATGTAACAGGGCATGGTACTCCTAGTGCTATGTTAACTGCCGCTGTGAAAGGTTACTGCGACTCTCTTTATTCTAGAGATATGGATGAACCATCAACCATTCTTGAAGAACTTGACGTTATAGTAAGAAGTATAGGTGGAGAGGAACGAATGATGACTATGTTTAGTGCTATCATCGATCCGCTCAAACAAAAATTACTTTATGCAAATGCAGCTCAAAATTTTCCATTTTTAATCAATAAAGATTCTAATACTTCTTCTCCTTCAACTTTATTAGGAAATGGAAAACGTTTAGGTTATATAAGCCCTGATAAAACAAATAAACAACAGCCCTTTAAAGTTCATACTATTGATTTTAAGGTAAATAATATTATTTTTTTATACTCTGACGGTTTAACAGAAGCAAAAAACTCTAATAAACGAGAATATTCTGAACGCAGACTTATGAAAAAATTAAAAGGCATAGATACATTAAATACAAATGATATTGTTAATACAATCCAATTAGATTTGATAGATTTTACTCAGGGAAATAGGTTTGAGGATGATGTTACCTTTGTTGCCTGTAAATTTTGTGCCACCGAAGTGTCTGGTTATACAAATGAAATTATAAAATATTTTTCTGAACGCAACCAACCACAAGCAGATGCAGAAGAACACCTGGAAAAAGTTTCCTAG
- a CDS encoding class II aldolase/adducin family protein, producing the protein MRQYRKIIKDASFYPLSSLEHIELNKMCEVAKRLDKRHAIPATSSNFSIRTKNVDHFLITKSGIHKRNLNSSQFIRTQLTGNAIHPLAPKPSDETLLHALVYKNLDYVNAVIHCHALEFEYIQLQKNCVNLDESKNCEKFGFYIFPGHELLKALGYKDHNTDYYLPVIKNNQDMEKVSQLIEEQFFSQQKKIPICAFLLENHGIYCFGNSVRQAELRLEALLHLSAYLK; encoded by the coding sequence ATGAGACAATATAGGAAAATTATAAAAGATGCATCATTCTACCCATTGTCGTCGTTAGAACACATCGAACTTAATAAAATGTGTGAGGTAGCAAAACGTTTAGACAAACGTCATGCAATTCCCGCAACAAGCAGTAATTTCAGCATTCGCACAAAAAATGTAGATCATTTTTTAATTACTAAGTCAGGAATTCACAAAAGAAATTTAAATTCTTCACAATTTATTAGAACTCAGTTAACAGGTAACGCCATTCATCCCCTTGCACCTAAACCCAGTGATGAAACATTACTACACGCTTTAGTTTATAAAAATTTAGATTATGTTAACGCGGTAATTCATTGCCACGCTTTAGAATTTGAATACATTCAGTTACAAAAAAACTGTGTTAACTTAGATGAAAGTAAAAATTGCGAAAAATTTGGTTTTTATATCTTTCCAGGGCACGAGTTATTAAAAGCATTAGGTTATAAAGATCACAACACTGATTATTATTTACCCGTAATCAAAAATAATCAGGATATGGAAAAAGTTTCCCAGCTTATCGAAGAGCAATTTTTTAGTCAGCAGAAAAAAATTCCTATTTGCGCCTTTTTACTTGAAAACCATGGAATATATTGTTTTGGAAATTCTGTACGCCAAGCAGAATTGCGCCTAGAAGCACTTTTGCATTTATCTGCCTACCTAAAGTAG